The Aphis gossypii isolate Hap1 unplaced genomic scaffold, ASM2018417v2 Contig00688, whole genome shotgun sequence region tatataaaattaaactttgcaataatacgtttaagtaggtattggagtttattctttttaattgtttgtaatggtaaataattaagaatattgtatatttttatgatatatttgatatatattttgaacatgagacataaaaaaaaacatacagtacaatgtgtattataattattattacaatgtaagtaatcaataaaaatattacatacataaaacgCTGTACATGGTGTGTGTTATAACAATTGTTATGGTCAACAGTGTCTGATTTGGTTACAAATCAGTAACTACAATgcttatgttgtattataacaattaaaatttttgttcaatgaAACAATATCAATCATTACTTAATACTTGTTATGTTTCTTAAGGACATtgacaaacaatataaatacaaattaaatgtgtaaatttaaatgcatgcTCAACATAAGtagattataaatgaaataaaaaaaaataatggaatacacaaataaaatgctATACATGCCGTGTAGCAAATTGTTATGGTTAACAGTTTTTACTTTAGTTGCAAATTAGTAGAatgatagttttattattattgattatgttCACATTTGCATTGGTTTAGAATATAAGAGTATCCAACATGAATTATTACTCCTTATGTTTctgaaacaatataaatacaaacaataacatacatttgatatgatataatattctaaatattttaccaactCGTGTGTTTGAAGCAAGTTTAAGTACATGTTTGACATAAGTTACGATTTCACTACAAAGCGAATTCGCATCCAGAGAGAACCACGTGGAGGTTGTCAAACTTTCTCTCCGCGAGTTGCACTCATGACTGCCCATAAACTGTGGGTCACACAGACCACTTGGATCACACAGATCCCTTTGATAACACAGGTCACAGATGTTAACGATTAAGTTCTTGCAGGCTTCATTATGCAGTTGTTTGCAGGACCTCTCTGTATATAATGTTCTTAGTGACGAATCTACCATGACCATCACCACACATACCAAGTCTTATGGATTGTGAGTTCCTCACTCGTGAAAAGGCTACGTACAGTTGTCCGTGCGTGAATACCGGTGAAGGCAGAAGCAATCCAACTCTATCAAACGTTTGACCCTGTGACTTGTTAATGGTCATCGCAAACGACAAACGTACGGGGAACTGTACTCTTCGCATTATGATGGGCAGGTCATCTTCGCCACACGACGTGAGTGGTATCGCAGGTATGATTATTTCGTCCTGTACACCACCAGACAACATCTTCGCCTTGAAGTTGTATCGTCGTAATTCAGTGACAACCAATCTCGTACCGTTGCAAAGTCGTCTCTTAGAATCTAGGTTCCTAAGCAACATGACAATCGAACCCACCTTTAGCGTTAAGTTGTACGGCGGCAGTCCGTCCGGTTCCAGAGTGTTGAGGAACTCTGTCGGATAATTGGCCACTTCGTCAGGGTCATCGACCTCAACAGTGTCTATGGCCGTGTAGCTCCGTTGAGCTCCATCGATGCGTTGTAACACCGTGCGATTGACCTTCCTACAATCGTCGTTCCTgggacataaaattattttccgaGCAAACTCGTCGATGTTTGCCAACGACATTTGCTGCggtaaaacaaaatcaatcaaATTAGCGATGTCACATACCATTTCTTGGGGGATTTCGACGCTGTCCCGAACACCGTCGACCGCTGGCAACTGGCCGCTCCCGAGCTGTAGCAACCAAGTAGCAAAGTCCACATCGTTGTCGGCACGCATGTTTCGCGTCAGACTGAACTGTTCCATGTCGCGCCACAGAGAGTTATATTTAATCGACGACCTTACAATGTCACTCCTTGTCCCTCTGCGCACGACAGGCAGTATCTGTCTGAAGTCGCCGGCGAACAGGACCGGTTTCCCACCAAACGGTAATTCCGATCCCATGATGTCCTTGAGCAATCTATTGACCACCTTGAGTTGTAGTCCCGGTGACATTGGCACTTCATCCCAGACGATGAGTGCCGCGTTGTCGACGTTGAATCGTCAGTCAGTGTACCGAACGGCAACCCGAACGTAGAGTGCACCGTCATGCCGCCGTCCATCAGCGATGCTGCAATTCCTGTAAATGCCACGGACAACACGGATCGCCCTTGGTTGCGAAGAGACCATATGAGGCATCCGTATAACGTCGTTTTACCTGATCCTCCGGGTCCGTCgacgaaaaacatttttgagcaGTTTCTGTTGTCGTTTATGGCCGCCATCACACGATCGAACACTGTCCGTTGTTCGTCCTTCAAGCCGTCCAATTGTACAGTCCAGCGTACCGCCGCGTCTATTGCACACAGAATGTCATCGTTAGGGTCTTCTTCTAGCAATGCGACGTCCAATAGAGGTAAACTGTAGTCCGAGAGCGATTTCCCGTGAACCTGAAGTAACTGCGCGATGGCGTTGAGACACTCCGCTCTAGCGTGCTCGGCGTCTCGCAATCGCTGATTAAAGTCCTCCATCATGTGAGCTTCGCTGACTTGGTACAACGCCAGCGGGTTTGCGGTCTCGCAAAACAACAGTATCGTCACAAATAGGTAACGAAGCTGAACTGGAGTGTCCAATGTTGCCGATTCTGCCATGCAAACCCGGTCGTCTTCCAAAAGTCCCATTGTGACGGCTGCAGCCGCATAGGTTGGAGGCACCACCCCGTCTACTGTCCTCATATCGCGGAAAGACTGTGAACCTCTCTTGTGCAGAAGTAGCAATCTCAAATGAAAACGATCTCGATCAAGTGGGTTGACGACGTACATTCGAGCCAACGTCTCGTACGTCATCTGTCTTTGCCGTCGCGCCCATGATCTGCGTGTCACGTTCCAAGTGTAGTGTACCGGTATCTCGTGGTACAGGTATTGTCTAGCCTCGACATCGATGGCGTTGAGCGCAAAGAAAGCCGTGAGTTTAGTTCGAGCCAGCGGCGGCGTTTTGTACTCGCTCTAATACCTGTCCGGGTTCAAAGTACACGTTGTGATAGTTTTCCAGGTGGACGGGTAG contains the following coding sequences:
- the LOC126555047 gene encoding ATP-dependent DNA helicase PIF1-like codes for the protein MSPGLQLKVVNRLLKDIMGSELPFGGKPVLFAGDFRQILPVVRRGTRSDIVRSSIKYNSLWRDMEQFSLTRNMRADNDVDFATWLLQLGSGQLPAVDGVRDSVEIPQEMVCDIANLIDFVLPQQMSLANIDEFARKIILCPRNDDCRKVNRTVLQRIDGAQRSYTAIDTVEVDDPDEVANYPTEFLNTLEPDGLPPYNLTLKVGSIVMLLRNLDSKRRLCNGTRLVVTELRRYNFKAKMLSGGVQDEIIIPAIPLTSCGEDDLPIIMRRVQFPVRLSFAMTINKSQGQTFDRVGLLLPSPVFTHGQLYVAFSRVRNSQSIRLGMCGDGHGRFVTKNIIYREVLQTTA